In a single window of the Microbacterium sp. Root61 genome:
- a CDS encoding aldehyde dehydrogenase family protein produces the protein MSFLEYAPAPESRAILNLRDEYGLFIDGEFVAGRGTPFATISPADESHIAMISSANDADVATAVAAARRAYDTTWSKMSGRDRGKYLFRIARLVQERARELAVAESLDNGKPIKESRDVDVPLVAAWFFYYAGWADKLDFAGVGANPRALGVAGQIIPWNFPLLMLAWKIAPALAAGNTVVLKPAETTPLSALLFAEILQQADLPPGVVNIITGAGDTGAALVGADIDKVAFTGSTGVGRAIAKQIAGTGKKVTLELGGKAANIVFDDAPIDQAIEGIVNGIFFNQGHVCCAGSRLLVQESIHDEVVDRLKERLSTLRLGDPLDKNTDIGAINSAEQLERIRTLSAVGEAEGAERWSPDCVIPDNGFWFAPTIFTNVETSHRIAREEVFGPVLSVLSFRTPAEAIAKANNTPYGLSAGIWTDKGSRILAVADKLRAGVIWANTFNRFDPASPFGGYKESGYGREGGKHGLAAYLAPASAAASLTARNAGTTKKAVTK, from the coding sequence ATGAGCTTCCTGGAATACGCCCCCGCACCGGAGTCCCGCGCGATCCTGAATCTGCGCGACGAGTACGGTCTGTTCATCGACGGCGAGTTCGTCGCCGGGCGCGGCACGCCGTTCGCGACGATCTCCCCGGCGGACGAGTCGCACATCGCGATGATCTCGTCGGCGAACGACGCGGATGTCGCGACCGCCGTCGCGGCAGCCCGCCGCGCGTACGACACCACGTGGTCGAAGATGAGCGGTCGCGACCGCGGCAAGTACCTGTTCCGGATCGCGCGCCTCGTGCAGGAGCGGGCGCGCGAGCTCGCCGTGGCCGAGAGCCTCGACAACGGCAAGCCGATCAAGGAGAGCCGCGACGTCGACGTCCCGCTCGTGGCCGCCTGGTTCTTCTACTACGCCGGCTGGGCCGACAAGCTCGACTTCGCCGGGGTGGGCGCGAACCCGCGCGCGCTCGGCGTGGCCGGGCAGATCATCCCGTGGAACTTCCCGCTGCTGATGCTCGCGTGGAAGATCGCTCCCGCGCTGGCGGCCGGCAACACGGTGGTCCTCAAGCCCGCCGAGACCACGCCGCTCTCGGCGCTGCTGTTCGCCGAGATCCTGCAGCAGGCCGACCTGCCGCCGGGCGTCGTGAACATCATCACCGGCGCCGGAGACACCGGCGCGGCGCTGGTGGGCGCCGACATCGACAAGGTCGCCTTCACCGGGTCGACCGGCGTCGGGCGTGCGATCGCCAAGCAGATCGCCGGCACCGGCAAGAAGGTCACCCTCGAGCTCGGTGGCAAGGCCGCGAACATCGTGTTCGACGATGCGCCGATCGACCAGGCCATCGAAGGCATCGTCAACGGCATCTTCTTCAACCAGGGCCACGTCTGCTGCGCGGGCAGCCGTCTGCTGGTGCAGGAGTCGATCCACGACGAGGTGGTGGACCGGCTCAAGGAACGCCTGTCGACCCTGCGTCTGGGCGACCCGCTCGACAAGAACACCGACATCGGCGCGATCAACTCGGCCGAGCAGCTCGAGCGGATCCGCACGCTCAGCGCCGTCGGCGAGGCCGAGGGCGCCGAGCGCTGGAGCCCGGACTGCGTCATCCCCGACAACGGCTTCTGGTTCGCGCCCACGATCTTCACCAACGTCGAGACGAGCCACCGCATCGCCCGCGAAGAGGTCTTCGGACCGGTCCTCTCGGTGCTGTCGTTCCGCACCCCGGCCGAGGCCATCGCCAAGGCGAACAACACGCCCTACGGGCTGTCGGCCGGCATCTGGACCGACAAGGGCAGCCGCATCCTCGCGGTCGCCGACAAGCTGCGCGCGGGCGTCATCTGGGCGAACACGTTCAACCGATTCGACCCGGCTTCGCCCTTCGGCGGGTACAAGGAGTCCGGCTACGGGCGCGAAGGCGGCAAGCACGGCCTGGCCGCGTACCTCGCCCCGGCCTCGGCCGCGGCATCCCTGACCGCACGAAATGCGGGCACCACGAAGAAGGCGGTGACCAAGTGA
- a CDS encoding aldehyde dehydrogenase family protein — MSRLSVPKTYKLYIGGAFPRSESGRTYEIVSAKGDFLANAALASRKDARDAIVAARGAAKGWSGATAYNRGQVLYRIAELLEGRRAQFVDEIVRVEGVSAAVAGAQVDEAIDRWVWYAGWTDKHAQVAGNANPVAGPYFNISVPEPTGVVAVIAPQDSSLLGLVSAIAPPLVTGNTVVVVASQQYPLSAISLAEVLATSDVPAGVVNILTGSPAEIAPWLASHADVNALDLVGASALDWVDLQIAAADTLKRVLPPEEGADAASPSLERITAFTETKTVWHTKSMV, encoded by the coding sequence GTGAGCCGTCTGAGCGTCCCCAAGACCTACAAGCTCTACATCGGGGGAGCGTTCCCTCGCAGCGAGTCGGGTCGCACGTACGAGATCGTGAGCGCCAAGGGCGACTTCCTGGCCAACGCTGCACTGGCGTCGCGGAAGGATGCACGCGACGCCATCGTCGCCGCGCGCGGCGCGGCGAAGGGCTGGTCGGGAGCGACCGCGTACAACCGCGGGCAGGTGCTGTACCGCATCGCCGAGCTGCTCGAGGGGCGTCGCGCCCAGTTCGTCGATGAGATCGTGCGCGTGGAAGGGGTGTCGGCGGCTGTCGCCGGAGCCCAGGTCGACGAGGCCATCGATCGCTGGGTCTGGTACGCCGGATGGACCGACAAGCACGCCCAGGTGGCGGGCAACGCCAACCCGGTCGCGGGTCCGTACTTCAACATCTCGGTGCCGGAGCCGACCGGGGTGGTCGCGGTGATCGCGCCGCAGGATTCTTCTCTGCTCGGTCTGGTCTCCGCGATCGCGCCGCCGCTGGTGACCGGCAACACCGTGGTCGTGGTGGCCAGCCAGCAGTACCCGCTGTCGGCCATCTCGCTCGCCGAGGTGCTCGCCACCAGCGATGTTCCTGCGGGAGTGGTGAACATCCTCACCGGTTCGCCGGCAGAGATCGCCCCGTGGCTGGCCTCGCACGCCGACGTCAACGCGCTGGATCTGGTCGGGGCATCCGCTCTGGACTGGGTGGATCTGCAGATCGCCGCGGCCGACACGCTCAAGCGTGTGCTGCCCCCGGAGGAGGGGGCGGATGCGGCGTCCCCGAGCCTCGAGCGGATCACCGCGTTCACCGAGACCAAGACGGTCTGGCACACCAAGAGCATGGTCTGA
- a CDS encoding glycerophosphodiester phosphodiesterase yields the protein MPHDAVATPARDHVHALLIVCVLAVASLVIAFLGASPARVSSTELLGAPRTPGENAFIASHRGGGATAPENTLPAIEAALAGGFEYVEVDIALTADRRAVLMHDASVDRTTDGHGRLAMLTFDEVRGLDAGAWFDPSFAGTQVPTLEEFLDVLDASGKKAMIELKGRWDAETVAGFVAQVAARGLEQHIIVSSFDARTLALAATASTAIPRLAIFRKLPADIVEAALELGVRGVIVDRRVVMAQPEIIDSLHAEGVRVVVYTLNDHEHWQEVTQLGVDGIVTDSPATLSDWQAGADAER from the coding sequence ATGCCCCACGACGCTGTTGCGACGCCTGCGCGCGATCACGTCCACGCGCTGCTCATCGTGTGCGTTCTCGCCGTGGCCAGTCTGGTGATCGCGTTCCTCGGCGCGAGTCCGGCGCGCGTCAGCTCGACCGAGCTGCTGGGCGCCCCGCGGACGCCGGGCGAGAACGCCTTCATCGCCAGTCATCGCGGGGGAGGAGCCACCGCTCCGGAGAACACCCTGCCGGCCATCGAGGCGGCCCTCGCCGGCGGATTCGAGTACGTCGAGGTCGACATCGCCCTCACGGCCGATCGCCGTGCCGTGCTCATGCACGATGCCTCGGTGGACCGCACCACGGACGGGCACGGACGTCTCGCGATGCTCACCTTCGACGAGGTGCGCGGGCTGGACGCGGGGGCCTGGTTCGACCCCTCGTTCGCCGGCACCCAGGTACCGACGCTCGAGGAGTTCCTCGACGTGCTGGACGCGTCCGGCAAAAAGGCGATGATCGAGCTCAAGGGTAGGTGGGATGCCGAGACCGTCGCCGGCTTCGTCGCACAGGTCGCGGCGCGCGGGCTGGAGCAGCACATCATCGTGTCGAGCTTCGACGCGCGGACGCTGGCGCTGGCGGCCACGGCCTCCACGGCGATCCCGCGGCTGGCGATCTTCCGCAAGCTGCCGGCCGACATCGTCGAGGCCGCACTGGAACTGGGAGTGCGCGGCGTCATCGTCGACCGCCGCGTCGTGATGGCGCAGCCCGAGATCATCGACAGTCTGCACGCGGAGGGCGTGCGCGTGGTCGTCTATACGCTCAACGACCACGAGCACTGGCAGGAAGTGACGCAGCTCGGAGTGGACGGCATCGTCACCGACTCGCCGGCGACGCTGTCCGACTGGCAGGCGGGCGCCGACGCCGAGCGCTGA
- a CDS encoding DEAD/DEAH box helicase, with protein MPTTATAAQKSAQRRRKPSTSRRDDEAPIIPILARKVREVEAKAQRGKLGPTNRVKFQVIAFLVREERARVKADTTLADGARAELLKRLDGVATILAKTAARDTSLIQLLEVDQAASPVARRMRRDWLLESGADLPADELIITDVAPTSAPVVPAALAERQVVPVAIEARQMANPFLAPDFSSHTHQETPRRRLDGWELMGPLYKAFETGAGGSAASMELPPVPEFDRLSPRGLEVMPHQSRFLEAVREGHRQFLLADEPGLGKTAESVLAASVSGAYPLLVVVPNVVKMNWAREVERWTPQRRATVIQGDGEDMDAFADVFIVNYEILDRHLAWLSSIGLKGMVVDEAHFIKNLSSQRSQNVLALAGRIREQVSNPLLLALTGTPLINDVEDFDAIWRFLGWTNGEKPGPELMAKLDATGLTPADKAFYPEAREAVISMGIVRRKKKDVAADLPDKLIADLPVELDDEFGRSIRQAERELGQRLADRYRRIIDARGDRGLAFGEIDEDIVRLVAQNELDESKAAGTGSENVFTMVRKIGQAKALLAADYTVQLQRSVGKVVFFAKHIDVMDAAEKHFAAAGLRTISIRGDQTTAARQLGIDAFNNDPEVGVAVCSLTAAGVGLNMQAASNVVLAELSWTAAEQTQAIDRVHRIGQDEPVTAWRIIAAHTIDTKIAELIDSKQGLAARALDGEAVDPQSSDSVQLSALMHVLRRALGAA; from the coding sequence ATGCCGACCACGGCAACCGCCGCACAGAAGTCTGCCCAGCGGCGCAGGAAGCCCTCGACGTCGCGTCGCGACGACGAGGCGCCCATCATCCCGATCCTCGCCCGCAAGGTGCGCGAGGTCGAGGCCAAGGCTCAGCGCGGGAAGCTCGGGCCCACCAATCGTGTGAAGTTCCAGGTCATCGCCTTCCTCGTCCGCGAGGAGCGCGCCCGTGTCAAGGCCGACACCACCCTCGCCGACGGCGCCCGCGCAGAGCTGCTCAAGCGCCTCGACGGCGTCGCGACGATCCTCGCCAAGACGGCTGCGCGCGACACGTCGCTCATCCAGCTGCTCGAGGTCGACCAGGCCGCGTCTCCGGTCGCGCGCCGCATGCGTCGCGACTGGCTGCTGGAGTCGGGTGCGGACCTGCCCGCCGACGAGCTCATCATCACGGATGTCGCGCCCACCTCGGCACCGGTCGTTCCGGCCGCTCTGGCCGAGCGTCAGGTCGTGCCGGTCGCGATCGAAGCCCGCCAGATGGCCAACCCGTTCCTCGCGCCCGACTTCAGCTCGCACACCCACCAGGAGACGCCCCGGCGCCGCCTGGACGGCTGGGAGCTCATGGGCCCGCTGTACAAGGCGTTCGAAACCGGCGCCGGCGGCTCGGCCGCGTCGATGGAACTGCCACCGGTCCCCGAGTTCGATCGACTCTCGCCCAGAGGCCTCGAGGTCATGCCGCACCAGTCGCGGTTCCTGGAAGCGGTGCGCGAAGGTCATCGCCAGTTCCTGCTCGCGGATGAGCCGGGCCTCGGCAAGACCGCCGAGTCGGTGCTCGCCGCATCCGTCTCCGGCGCCTACCCGCTGCTGGTCGTCGTGCCGAACGTCGTCAAGATGAACTGGGCGCGCGAGGTGGAGCGCTGGACGCCCCAGCGTCGCGCCACGGTGATCCAGGGCGACGGCGAGGACATGGATGCGTTCGCGGACGTGTTCATCGTCAACTACGAGATCCTCGACCGGCACCTGGCCTGGCTGAGCTCGATCGGCCTGAAGGGCATGGTCGTCGACGAGGCCCACTTCATCAAGAACCTCAGTTCGCAGCGCTCGCAGAACGTGCTGGCGCTGGCCGGCCGCATCCGCGAACAGGTCAGCAACCCCCTCCTGCTCGCGCTGACCGGTACGCCGCTCATCAACGACGTCGAGGACTTCGACGCGATCTGGCGCTTCCTGGGCTGGACCAACGGCGAGAAGCCCGGTCCCGAACTCATGGCGAAGCTCGATGCGACCGGTCTCACCCCGGCCGACAAGGCCTTCTATCCGGAGGCACGCGAGGCCGTCATCTCGATGGGTATCGTACGGCGCAAGAAGAAGGATGTCGCGGCCGATCTGCCCGACAAGCTCATCGCCGACCTGCCCGTGGAGCTCGACGACGAATTCGGTCGTTCGATCCGCCAGGCCGAGCGCGAACTCGGCCAGCGCCTCGCCGACCGCTACCGTCGCATCATCGACGCGCGCGGCGACCGGGGCCTCGCCTTCGGCGAGATCGACGAGGACATCGTCCGTCTCGTCGCGCAGAACGAGCTCGACGAGTCCAAGGCCGCCGGTACCGGCTCGGAGAACGTCTTCACGATGGTCCGAAAGATCGGGCAGGCCAAGGCGCTCCTCGCCGCCGACTACACGGTGCAGCTGCAGCGCTCGGTCGGCAAGGTCGTGTTCTTCGCCAAGCACATCGACGTCATGGATGCGGCGGAGAAGCACTTCGCCGCCGCCGGTCTGCGGACGATCTCGATCCGCGGAGATCAGACCACCGCGGCCCGTCAGCTCGGCATCGACGCGTTCAACAACGACCCCGAGGTCGGCGTCGCGGTGTGCTCACTGACCGCGGCCGGTGTCGGCCTGAACATGCAGGCCGCCTCGAACGTCGTGCTCGCGGAGCTGTCGTGGACCGCGGCCGAGCAGACGCAGGCGATCGACCGTGTGCACCGCATCGGTCAGGACGAGCCCGTGACCGCGTGGCGCATCATCGCCGCGCACACGATCGACACGAAGATCGCGGAGCTGATCGACTCGAAGCAGGGTCTCGCGGCACGCGCGCTCGACGGCGAGGCCGTCGACCCGCAGTCCAGCGACTCCGTGCAGCTCTCGGCACTCATGCACGTGCTGCGGCGCGCGCTCGGCGCCGCGTAG
- a CDS encoding ATP-dependent 6-phosphofructokinase, with amino-acid sequence MKIGILTSGGDCPGLNAVIRGAVLKGTTAYDVEFVGIRDGWRGVVDGDFFPLTRHEVKGLSKVGGTILGTSRTNPYEGPRGGAENIAKTLYGHRIDGIIAIGGEGTLAAANRLANDGINILGVPKTIDNDLRATDYSFGFDTAVNIATEAMDRLRTTGDSHQRCMIAEVMGRHVGWIALHAGMAAGAHAILIPEVPMSMDEICDLVTKAHDRGRAPLVVVSEGFTLKGMDEAYSDKGLDAFNRPRLGGIGDMLAPEIERITGIETRSTVLGHIQRGGSPSGFDRVLATRLGLAAVDAVVEQAWGQMVSLKGTDIVRVSFDEALGELNTVPLYRYEEAAALFG; translated from the coding sequence ATGAAGATCGGCATCCTCACCAGCGGCGGAGATTGCCCCGGCCTGAACGCCGTCATCCGCGGCGCGGTGCTCAAGGGTACGACCGCCTACGACGTCGAGTTCGTCGGCATCCGCGACGGCTGGCGCGGCGTCGTGGACGGGGACTTCTTCCCGCTCACGCGACACGAGGTGAAGGGCCTGTCGAAGGTCGGCGGCACCATCCTCGGCACGAGCCGCACCAACCCCTACGAGGGTCCCCGCGGCGGCGCCGAGAACATCGCCAAGACGCTCTACGGCCACCGCATCGACGGCATCATCGCGATCGGCGGTGAGGGCACCCTCGCCGCGGCCAACCGCCTCGCGAACGACGGCATCAACATCCTCGGCGTGCCCAAGACGATCGACAACGACCTGCGCGCGACCGACTACTCATTCGGCTTCGACACTGCCGTCAACATCGCCACGGAGGCGATGGACCGCCTCCGTACCACCGGCGATTCGCACCAGCGCTGCATGATCGCCGAGGTCATGGGCCGCCACGTCGGCTGGATCGCCCTGCACGCCGGTATGGCAGCCGGTGCCCACGCCATCTTGATCCCCGAGGTTCCGATGTCGATGGACGAGATCTGCGATCTCGTGACCAAGGCCCACGACCGCGGCCGCGCGCCGCTGGTCGTCGTGTCCGAGGGCTTCACCCTCAAGGGCATGGACGAGGCCTACAGCGACAAGGGCTTGGACGCCTTCAACCGTCCGCGTCTCGGCGGCATCGGCGACATGCTGGCGCCCGAGATCGAGCGCATCACCGGCATCGAGACCCGCTCCACCGTGCTCGGTCACATCCAGCGCGGCGGCTCGCCTTCCGGGTTCGACCGGGTGCTGGCGACCCGCCTCGGCCTGGCCGCGGTAGACGCCGTCGTCGAGCAGGCCTGGGGCCAGATGGTCTCGCTCAAGGGCACCGACATCGTGCGCGTCTCGTTCGACGAGGCGCTCGGCGAGCTCAACACCGTGCCGCTGTACCGCTACGAAGAGGCCGCCGCCCTCTTCGGCTGA
- a CDS encoding endonuclease domain-containing protein: MSAPTTPAVRRHTELAAWLTARSGIAHSSDAQAAGFTVYEIAGAIETGHLRRIRRSWLATAYCDARKVAAAGVSGRVTCVSAAALRGLWVPDSETDPPLTHVAVTGTASRLGSAGLRLHWGNGPAPVGRNANEDPLLNVLFHVAHCLPRSDALAVWESAVRKKNADAAALARVAWRSTQAAALAAVVTSLSDSGLESILVDGLRHAGIAVRQQVRIDQHSVDGLIGASLVVQIDGFAHHSSAGDRRRDLRQDARLVARGYVVLRFDYYQLLFEWDRVLDTILTAIAQGAHRRAIAG, translated from the coding sequence ATGTCTGCACCGACGACCCCAGCAGTCCGTCGCCACACCGAACTGGCGGCATGGCTCACTGCACGAAGCGGAATCGCACACAGCTCCGACGCTCAGGCTGCGGGCTTCACGGTCTACGAGATCGCCGGCGCGATTGAGACCGGGCACCTGCGCCGAATCCGCAGGTCATGGCTGGCCACTGCGTACTGCGATGCACGGAAGGTGGCGGCCGCCGGCGTGAGTGGACGCGTCACGTGTGTGAGCGCGGCCGCGCTGCGCGGGCTGTGGGTACCCGACTCGGAGACGGACCCACCGCTCACGCATGTCGCCGTCACCGGCACGGCTTCACGGCTCGGGTCTGCGGGGCTTCGGCTGCACTGGGGCAATGGCCCTGCTCCGGTCGGTCGCAACGCCAATGAGGATCCTCTGCTGAACGTGCTGTTCCACGTTGCGCACTGCCTGCCACGGTCCGACGCGCTGGCGGTGTGGGAGTCCGCCGTCCGCAAGAAGAACGCGGACGCCGCCGCACTCGCCCGGGTCGCGTGGCGCAGCACGCAGGCGGCAGCACTGGCTGCGGTCGTCACGTCCTTGTCAGACTCGGGCCTGGAGAGCATCCTGGTTGACGGCCTGAGACACGCAGGAATCGCCGTTCGCCAGCAAGTACGAATCGACCAGCACTCCGTCGACGGCCTCATCGGCGCCTCGCTCGTCGTTCAGATCGACGGCTTCGCGCATCACTCCAGCGCTGGCGATCGTCGCCGCGACTTGCGGCAAGACGCGCGGCTCGTCGCGCGCGGCTACGTCGTGCTGCGCTTCGACTACTACCAGCTGCTGTTCGAGTGGGACCGCGTGCTCGACACCATCCTCACCGCCATCGCGCAGGGCGCGCATCGGCGCGCCATCGCTGGCTGA
- a CDS encoding S9 family peptidase, with translation MSIDETPSTATIADTVTTPPVAPRTSTPRTHHGDTFDDPYEWMREKEDAAVLAHLEAENAYTEARTAHLSGLRETIFQEIKNRTLETDLSVPSRRGDWWYYGRTEEGQQYGIQCRAPLTDPADWTPPVLEPGVPVPGEQVLFDGNIEADGFDFFSLGAFDVTDDGRRMLFGVDTTGDERYTVRVRDLATGEDLADVITDAFAGAQFSPDGASIIYSTVDDKWRPDTVWHHAVGTDAAADVKLFHEPDERFWLGAGFTRSDKYLVIGMGSSVTSEEWLVPASDLSAAPQVVWPRNEGVEYSIDHAVIDGEDVLFILHNDDALDFELVRVSASDPQGARTVVLPHAVGTRLLDLDCYRDFATVEYRRGGLARVGLLDYATSAVSELTFDEPLYTAGFGGNREWAPPLLRLGYDSFVTPNTVYDYELSTGELLLRKRQPVLGDYDPADYAQARVWATAQDGTQLPISLAWKRSFGEAGSEPRPVHLYGYGSYEHSIEPRFSIARLSELDRGVVFAVAHVRGGGEMGRQWYEDGKVLNKRNSFTDFVDSARHLIDSGYTSPDRLVAEGGSAGGLLMGAVANLAPELFSGILAEVPFVDALTSILDEDLPLTVIEWDEWGDPLHDPEVYAYMKSYTPYENVRTDAAYPPILAVTSLNDTRVLYVEPAKWVARLREVGADALLKCEMVAGHGGVSGRYNAWKERAFELAWLLDALGLGE, from the coding sequence GTGAGCATCGACGAGACACCGTCCACCGCAACCATCGCCGACACCGTCACGACCCCTCCGGTCGCGCCGCGCACGTCGACTCCCCGCACCCATCACGGCGACACTTTCGACGATCCGTACGAGTGGATGCGGGAGAAGGAGGATGCCGCGGTGCTCGCGCATCTCGAAGCCGAGAACGCCTACACCGAGGCCCGCACCGCGCACCTGTCCGGGCTGCGCGAGACCATCTTCCAGGAGATCAAGAACCGCACCCTGGAGACCGACCTGTCGGTGCCGTCGCGCCGCGGCGACTGGTGGTACTACGGCCGCACCGAAGAGGGCCAGCAATACGGCATCCAGTGCCGTGCGCCCCTCACCGACCCCGCCGACTGGACCCCGCCCGTGCTCGAGCCGGGCGTCCCCGTCCCCGGCGAGCAGGTGCTGTTCGACGGCAACATCGAGGCCGACGGCTTCGACTTCTTCTCGCTCGGCGCGTTCGACGTCACCGATGACGGACGACGCATGCTGTTCGGCGTCGACACCACGGGCGACGAGCGCTACACCGTTCGGGTGCGCGACCTCGCGACCGGCGAAGACCTCGCGGACGTCATCACCGACGCTTTCGCCGGCGCCCAGTTCTCCCCCGACGGCGCGTCGATCATCTACTCCACCGTCGATGACAAGTGGCGCCCGGACACCGTGTGGCACCACGCGGTCGGAACGGATGCCGCAGCCGATGTGAAGCTCTTCCACGAACCCGACGAGCGCTTCTGGCTCGGTGCCGGGTTCACGCGCAGCGACAAGTACCTCGTGATCGGCATGGGCTCGTCCGTGACGTCCGAGGAGTGGCTCGTCCCCGCATCCGACCTGTCCGCCGCACCCCAGGTCGTGTGGCCGCGCAATGAGGGCGTGGAGTACTCGATCGACCACGCCGTCATCGACGGCGAGGACGTGCTGTTCATCCTGCACAACGATGACGCCCTGGACTTCGAGCTCGTCCGGGTCTCGGCATCCGACCCGCAGGGTGCACGGACCGTCGTCCTCCCCCACGCCGTCGGCACCCGCCTGCTCGACCTGGACTGCTACCGCGACTTCGCGACCGTGGAGTACCGCCGCGGCGGGCTCGCCCGCGTCGGGCTGCTGGACTACGCGACCTCCGCGGTGTCCGAGCTGACCTTCGACGAGCCGCTGTACACCGCCGGCTTCGGCGGCAACCGCGAGTGGGCTCCCCCGCTGCTGCGGCTCGGCTACGACTCGTTCGTCACCCCGAACACCGTGTACGACTACGAGCTGTCCACCGGCGAACTGCTGCTGCGCAAGCGCCAGCCCGTGCTCGGTGACTACGACCCGGCCGACTACGCGCAGGCGCGGGTCTGGGCGACCGCGCAGGACGGCACGCAACTGCCCATCTCGCTGGCGTGGAAGCGCTCATTCGGCGAGGCCGGCTCCGAGCCACGCCCCGTGCACCTGTACGGCTACGGGTCGTACGAGCACTCCATCGAGCCGCGCTTCTCGATCGCTCGCCTGTCCGAGCTCGACCGCGGCGTCGTCTTCGCCGTCGCGCACGTGCGCGGCGGTGGCGAGATGGGGCGCCAGTGGTACGAGGACGGCAAGGTCCTGAACAAGCGCAACAGCTTCACCGACTTCGTCGACAGCGCGCGGCACCTCATCGACAGCGGCTACACCTCGCCCGACCGGCTCGTGGCCGAGGGCGGCAGCGCCGGCGGCCTGCTCATGGGAGCGGTCGCCAACCTCGCGCCGGAGCTGTTCTCCGGCATCCTGGCCGAGGTGCCGTTCGTGGACGCGCTGACCTCGATCCTCGACGAGGATCTGCCGCTCACCGTCATCGAGTGGGACGAGTGGGGCGACCCGCTGCACGATCCCGAGGTGTACGCGTACATGAAGTCGTACACGCCGTACGAGAACGTGCGGACGGATGCCGCGTACCCGCCGATCCTCGCCGTCACCTCGTTGAACGACACGCGCGTGCTGTACGTCGAGCCGGCCAAGTGGGTCGCCCGCCTGCGCGAAGTCGGCGCCGACGCGCTGCTCAAGTGCGAGATGGTCGCCGGCCACGGCGGCGTCAGCGGGCGCTACAACGCCTGGAAGGAGCGGGCGTTCGAGCTCGCCTGGCTCCTGGACGCACTGGGCCTGGGCGAGTAG
- a CDS encoding inorganic phosphate transporter has translation MDTTVLIIFLIIALALFFDFTNGFHDTANAMATPIATGALKPKVAVLLAAVLNLVGAFLSTEVSQTISHGIIEEDQISATIFPQLIFAGLIGAITWNMLTWLLGLPSSSSHALFGGLIGATIVGVGLAAIDFGVVMSKVILPALIAPLTAGLIAFAVTRLAYAITRRYDTKPDGRDGFRVGQIFTSSLVALAHGTNDAQKTMGVITLALITVGLQSPEHAEPQTWVIFACAFTIALGTYMGGWRIIRTLGKGLTDVKPAQGFSAETSTAATILASSALGFALSTTQVASGSVIGSGLGRRGSTVRWRTVGRIGVGWLLTLPAAGAVGGVAALFVVWWGTWGVLVDTVLAVFVVLFIFWRSRANRVDASNAMSDVAESGRAVKVKRNPPPTRRQAAIHREEARQRAEAEARARAERKAQQKADAKRARDGKGAK, from the coding sequence GTGGACACCACAGTTCTGATCATCTTTCTGATCATCGCCCTGGCGCTCTTCTTCGACTTCACCAACGGCTTCCACGACACCGCCAACGCGATGGCCACCCCCATCGCCACCGGTGCGCTGAAGCCGAAAGTCGCAGTGCTCCTGGCCGCCGTGCTCAACCTCGTCGGTGCGTTCCTCTCGACCGAGGTGTCGCAGACGATCTCGCACGGCATCATCGAGGAAGACCAGATATCGGCGACGATCTTCCCGCAGCTGATCTTCGCCGGACTCATCGGCGCGATCACCTGGAACATGCTGACGTGGTTGCTCGGTCTGCCCTCGAGCTCGTCGCACGCCCTCTTCGGTGGTCTGATCGGCGCGACCATCGTCGGTGTCGGACTGGCGGCGATCGACTTCGGCGTCGTGATGAGCAAGGTCATCCTGCCCGCCCTGATCGCGCCGCTGACCGCCGGACTCATCGCGTTCGCCGTGACGCGACTGGCCTACGCCATCACGCGTCGTTACGACACCAAGCCGGACGGTCGTGACGGCTTCCGCGTCGGGCAGATCTTCACGTCCTCGCTGGTGGCCCTGGCGCACGGCACGAACGACGCGCAGAAGACGATGGGTGTCATCACCCTCGCCCTGATCACCGTCGGCCTGCAGAGCCCCGAGCACGCCGAGCCGCAGACGTGGGTCATCTTCGCGTGCGCGTTCACGATCGCGCTCGGCACGTACATGGGCGGATGGCGCATCATCCGCACGCTCGGCAAGGGACTGACCGACGTCAAGCCCGCCCAGGGCTTCTCGGCGGAGACCTCCACCGCCGCGACGATCCTCGCCTCCAGCGCGCTCGGCTTCGCCCTCTCGACCACGCAGGTCGCTTCGGGCTCGGTGATCGGCTCGGGCCTGGGACGCCGTGGATCGACCGTGCGCTGGCGCACCGTCGGACGGATCGGCGTCGGCTGGCTGCTCACCCTCCCGGCCGCGGGCGCGGTCGGCGGCGTCGCCGCACTGTTCGTGGTCTGGTGGGGCACGTGGGGCGTGCTGGTGGACACCGTCCTCGCCGTCTTCGTCGTCCTGTTCATCTTCTGGCGCTCCCGCGCCAACCGCGTCGACGCGAGCAACGCGATGAGCGATGTCGCCGAATCGGGACGCGCGGTCAAGGTCAAGCGCAACCCGCCGCCCACCCGCCGCCAGGCCGCCATCCACCGTGAGGAGGCGCGTCAGCGCGCCGAGGCCGAAGCGCGTGCACGTGCCGAGCGCAAGGCGCAGCAGAAGGCCGACGCCAAACGCGCGCGCGACGGGAAGGGGGCGAAATGA